The following are from one region of the Nicotiana tomentosiformis chromosome 7, ASM39032v3, whole genome shotgun sequence genome:
- the LOC104109838 gene encoding septum-promoting GTP-binding protein 1-like isoform X2: MTNLKIVHVNIRWKIFDKVSIFREFFRFIWERILICSTGRTPVRKYRRLSRRAATPSMEESEEYYGENDPLTATCSGYDSDSDLVTLKISILGDCHIGKTSFVIKYVGDEEEKRCLQMNGLNLMDKTLVVRGARIAFRIWDVGGDHSSLDQIPIACKDAVAILFMFDLTSRSTLNNVISWYSEARKWNQARAYAKAMKATLFFSSATHNINVNKIFKFIMAKLFNLPWTVQRNLTIGEPIIDF, translated from the exons ATGACTAATCTGAAAATCGTTCATGTGAATATTAGGTGGaagatatttgataaagtttCAATATTTAGAGAGTTTTTTCGTTTCATTTGGGAAAGAATTTTGATTTGCTCAACTGGCCGGACGCCGGTAAGAAAGTACCGCCGTTTGTCTCGAAGAGCTGCAACTCCGTCAATGGAGGAAAGTGAAGAGTACTACGGTGAAAATGATCCGTTGACTGCAACTTGTAGTGGGTATGATAGTGATTCAGATTTAGTTACCTTGAAGATCAGTATTTTGGGTGATTGCCACATTGGTAAAACTAGTTTTGTG ATTAAGTATGTAGGGGATGAAGAAGAAAAGAGATGTTTGCAGATGAACGGACTGAATTTGATGGATAAAACTTTAGTTGTACGAGGTGCAAGAATTGCATTTAGAATATGGGATGTGGGAG GTGATCATAGCTCACTTGATCAGATTCCAATTGCTTGTAAAGATGCTGTCGCCATTCTCTTTATGTTTGATCTCACTAGCCGGAGTACATTGAACAA TGTGATAAGTTGGTATAGTGAAGCAAGAAAGTGGAATCAG GCAAGGGCATATGCAAAGGCAATGAAAGCAACTCTCTTCTTCTCGAGTGCAACTCATAACATCAATGTGAATAAGatcttcaagtttatcatggcaaAACTCTTTAACTTGCCTTGGACTGTCCAGAGGAATCTTACTATTGGTGAACCAATTATTGACTTCTAG
- the LOC104109838 gene encoding septum-promoting GTP-binding protein 1-like isoform X1, with product MTNLKIVHVNIRWKIFDKVSIFREFFRFIWERILICSTGRTPVRKYRRLSRRAATPSMEESEEYYGENDPLTATCSGYDSDSDLVTLKISILGDCHIGKTSFVIKYVGDEEEKRCLQMNGLNLMDKTLVVRGARIAFRIWDVGGDHSSLDQIPIACKDAVAILFMFDLTSRSTLNNVISWYSEARKWNQTAIPILIGTKFDDFVRLPLDIQWTVVTQARAYAKAMKATLFFSSATHNINVNKIFKFIMAKLFNLPWTVQRNLTIGEPIIDF from the exons ATGACTAATCTGAAAATCGTTCATGTGAATATTAGGTGGaagatatttgataaagtttCAATATTTAGAGAGTTTTTTCGTTTCATTTGGGAAAGAATTTTGATTTGCTCAACTGGCCGGACGCCGGTAAGAAAGTACCGCCGTTTGTCTCGAAGAGCTGCAACTCCGTCAATGGAGGAAAGTGAAGAGTACTACGGTGAAAATGATCCGTTGACTGCAACTTGTAGTGGGTATGATAGTGATTCAGATTTAGTTACCTTGAAGATCAGTATTTTGGGTGATTGCCACATTGGTAAAACTAGTTTTGTG ATTAAGTATGTAGGGGATGAAGAAGAAAAGAGATGTTTGCAGATGAACGGACTGAATTTGATGGATAAAACTTTAGTTGTACGAGGTGCAAGAATTGCATTTAGAATATGGGATGTGGGAG GTGATCATAGCTCACTTGATCAGATTCCAATTGCTTGTAAAGATGCTGTCGCCATTCTCTTTATGTTTGATCTCACTAGCCGGAGTACATTGAACAA TGTGATAAGTTGGTATAGTGAAGCAAGAAAGTGGAATCAG ACTGCTATTCCCATACTAATTGGGACCAAATTTGATGATTTTGTACGGCTTCCACTGGACATTCAGTGGACTGTGGTGACACAG GCAAGGGCATATGCAAAGGCAATGAAAGCAACTCTCTTCTTCTCGAGTGCAACTCATAACATCAATGTGAATAAGatcttcaagtttatcatggcaaAACTCTTTAACTTGCCTTGGACTGTCCAGAGGAATCTTACTATTGGTGAACCAATTATTGACTTCTAG